In the genome of Tissierella sp., the window AAACCTATTCATTAAGGATTCCAATAATGGAATATATTCTTTTGACTTCTCTGGGTTTCCACCTACTTGTAATTTGGTTACTTCTAATATTTCAATCATCTCATCATAATAAAATTTACTGAATTTATCCCAAATTTCAGATTCATTGTTTTTTTCTTTATAGTCTTTAGCGTATTCTTCCATCTTATGTACCCATTGATTGGCTTCTTCTATATTACCGACTTTACTCTCTAGTACAGCCCATTTATGATAGGAGTTAAAATTAGCTTTGTAAGATTTATCTAGGTATTCCCTTGCCTTCTTATAATCTCCTAGAGATATATAAGTAGCCCCTATATTATAATACATAGATTCTAGTTCTTTGGTCCAATTAGTGTTTTTAAGAAGGTTCATGGACTTTTGATATTCCCCAATCATAGCTTCTTCCATATTATAGCAAGAATAAATTCCACCTAGTAGTAAATATACTTGAGACAATGCCCATGTATTTCCTTCATCTAAAGCAAAGTTAATAGCCATGGTAGATAAACTGTTGACTATACTATATTCCCCGAAGTTCCAGTATATCCACATAAGTTCCAAAGTGGAAAAACTATTCTGTAATATCCTATGTGCCTTTATTCTCTTTTCTAAAGTTGTTTTCCTGTCTTCATACCTATGGATTAAATAATACCAACCTAATTGCTCTTGGTTCATAAAATCTGTACATTGGTCAAGGATGTTTAATACATCTTTATCCTTATATTCCATAACTCTTATTATCATCCAATCTAAAGCCAAAGGACTATAATTCAATCTATCATTTTCCTGCTCTAATATATTTAGAGATTCATGTTCAAATTTATAAACTGTTTGATAGAAATACTGCTTTATATAATAGCTCATATTTTCAATAAATTCTTCATCATTCTCATAGTCAATGTCTAGTTCATTGTATAGATCTACAAGCATATCAGGGTCTACTTTCTGCTTGCCTCTTTCTATTTTAGATAGGGTACTTAC includes:
- a CDS encoding helix-turn-helix domain-containing protein, encoding MDRNKINMEGQMLRIERLRQGKELKEVVGRICSVSTLSKIERGKQKVDPDMLVDLYNELDIDYENDEEFIENMSYYIKQYFYQTVYKFEHESLNILEQENDRLNYSPLALDWMIIRVMEYKDKDVLNILDQCTDFMNQEQLGWYYLIHRYEDRKTTLEKRIKAHRILQNSFSTLELMWIYWNFGEYSIVNSLSTMAINFALDEGNTWALSQVYLLLGGIYSCYNMEEAMIGEYQKSMNLLKNTNWTKELESMYYNIGATYISLGDYKKAREYLDKSYKANFNSYHKWAVLESKVGNIEEANQWVHKMEEYAKDYKEKNNESEIWDKFSKFYYDEMIEILEVTKLQVGGNPEKSKEYIPLLESLMNRFSKEGRYGFMNFHKDSLKEAYIKNRFYKDALELEELFSKIKTRHMANM